From one Luteolibacter sp. SL250 genomic stretch:
- a CDS encoding histidinol-phosphatase, protein MPADYHTHTPLCRHAEGEPEDYVEAAIAAGLTEYGISDHAPAIPEPFDDWRMSERELPEYFHWINRAKARADGRIAIRSGLECDWLAGCGPWIADLSSRHDWDYLIGSVHYLGDWDFDNPKWLGRWAESDVEAVWSHYWKTYAEMAEAGIFDILGHPDLVKKFSHVPGGDLDRFYEPVIDAIAASGSVIELNTAGWHKPCAEAYPSPRFLELACSAGIGLVISSDAHAPSEVARDRARAVEMAKAAGFTETVLFEGRRRSFEPL, encoded by the coding sequence GTGCCCGCAGATTACCATACCCACACGCCTCTCTGCCGCCATGCGGAGGGGGAGCCGGAAGACTACGTGGAGGCCGCCATCGCGGCCGGACTCACCGAATATGGCATCTCCGACCATGCCCCGGCCATCCCGGAGCCATTCGACGATTGGCGGATGTCGGAAAGGGAGTTGCCGGAGTACTTCCACTGGATCAACCGTGCGAAAGCACGTGCCGACGGACGCATCGCCATCCGTTCCGGCCTGGAGTGCGACTGGCTTGCCGGGTGCGGGCCGTGGATCGCGGACCTTTCCTCCAGGCACGATTGGGACTACCTCATCGGTTCCGTGCACTACCTGGGAGACTGGGATTTCGACAACCCGAAGTGGCTCGGCCGGTGGGCGGAGAGTGACGTGGAGGCGGTGTGGTCCCACTACTGGAAGACCTACGCGGAAATGGCGGAAGCCGGGATCTTCGACATCCTGGGACATCCTGACCTGGTGAAGAAATTCTCCCATGTGCCGGGTGGCGACCTCGACCGGTTCTATGAGCCGGTCATCGACGCCATCGCCGCGTCGGGCAGCGTCATCGAGCTGAACACCGCGGGCTGGCACAAGCCGTGTGCGGAGGCGTATCCGTCGCCGCGTTTCCTGGAACTGGCCTGTTCCGCAGGCATCGGCCTGGTGATTTCCTCGGACGCGCATGCGCCATCCGAGGTGGCGCGGGATCGTGCCCGTGCCGTGGAGATGGCCAAGGCGGCGGGCTTTACGGAGACGGTGCTGTTCGAAGGACGGCGGCGGAGCTTCGAGCCGTTGTAG
- a CDS encoding phosphate acyltransferase: MTDFPKDPAPNGTVTKQLIEQLRRHPKRVVFTEGEDLRVIQAAARLVEMEAVAPILLGNRERIRNIAKEHEVSMRFIHTIDPPLSTDFKLFCQRVENMARYRNVQLASPEELVSKPHYYGALMVQYGQADAVVGGNMALPAFYFRALINTIKPLSSVPKIFGTTMLEGTHLRHLGGSGVLFLADTGLVPNPDIQQLAAIAIETGKLAHHFLGRKVHVAMLSHSTKGSAGTPDARKMAAAATLAREIALSKFLDIEIEGEIQADVALDPVASEVKLPGADQRQTADVLVFPNLDAAHISLKLLQHVAGAQNYGQLILGLARPAAQIPRTASVETIFGTAAAVAVEAIKYHQLYPDGDE; the protein is encoded by the coding sequence ATGACCGATTTCCCGAAAGACCCAGCACCCAACGGAACCGTCACCAAACAACTGATCGAACAGCTCCGCCGGCACCCGAAACGGGTCGTGTTCACGGAGGGTGAGGATCTGCGGGTGATCCAGGCAGCCGCACGGCTGGTGGAAATGGAGGCCGTCGCCCCCATCCTCCTCGGGAACCGGGAGCGCATCCGCAACATCGCGAAGGAGCATGAAGTCTCCATGCGCTTCATCCACACCATCGACCCTCCGCTCTCCACGGACTTCAAGCTTTTCTGCCAGCGCGTGGAGAACATGGCCCGCTACCGCAACGTCCAGCTCGCCTCCCCGGAGGAGCTCGTGTCGAAGCCCCACTACTACGGCGCGCTGATGGTCCAGTACGGGCAGGCGGACGCGGTCGTGGGAGGCAACATGGCCCTCCCGGCGTTCTATTTCCGTGCGCTGATCAACACGATCAAGCCCCTCTCTTCCGTTCCGAAGATCTTCGGCACCACCATGCTGGAGGGCACCCACCTGCGCCACCTCGGCGGCAGCGGCGTGCTTTTCCTGGCGGACACCGGCCTGGTGCCGAACCCGGACATCCAGCAACTCGCCGCCATCGCGATCGAGACCGGCAAGCTCGCCCACCACTTCCTCGGCAGGAAGGTCCACGTCGCCATGCTGAGCCACTCCACCAAGGGCTCCGCAGGTACTCCGGACGCCCGGAAAATGGCCGCAGCCGCCACGCTCGCGCGGGAGATCGCCCTGAGCAAATTCCTCGACATCGAGATCGAGGGCGAAATCCAGGCGGATGTCGCGCTGGATCCGGTCGCCTCCGAAGTGAAGCTCCCCGGTGCGGATCAACGCCAGACCGCCGACGTGCTGGTATTCCCGAACCTGGACGCCGCCCACATCTCGCTGAAGCTCCTCCAGCACGTCGCCGGAGCGCAGAACTACGGCCAGCTCATCCTCGGACTGGCACGCCCCGCCGCCCAGATCCCCCGGACTGCCAGCGTCGAAACCATCTTCGGCACCGCGGCGGCAGTGGCGGTGGAGGCCATCAAATACCACCAACTCTACCCGGATGGCGACGAATGA
- a CDS encoding FGGY-family carbohydrate kinase, which produces MFLGLDSSTQSLTAVIIDPASGAITCQMAVNFGKDLPHFQSPSGFIPDGPHGEVHANPLMWVEALDLLFTRLSSATDLSLIRAIGGSGQQHGSVYLDATFDQRLADLDPTKALSPQVAPALSRATSPIWMDTSTGTECREIARAAGGNKKLCQISGSNATERFTGPQIRRFSKADPLAWSHTARIHLVSSFIASILAGESMPIDFGDGAGMNLLNLADLRWDPRLLEITAPDLAPKLLPPQSATDFRGTISRYFTEKFRLPADCRICPFTGDNPASLVGMGASTPGNVVISLGTSDTLFAAMPDPLTDPNGFGHVFGNPAGGFMSIIVFRNGSLAREALRDALGLDWSAFDKEALSTTKASAGMNLMLPFFGPEITPRFDFEEPFMDFQEEPTPDLEVRALLEGQFLNMRLHSEWMGVKPNRLLLTGGASKNDGIAQVAADVFQTPVERIDVSNSAALGAALIAATAAGHDLATLQETFCRVSGPSLQPDRSLEDLYEDTLDDFSDLLDEMTGVK; this is translated from the coding sequence ATGTTCCTCGGCCTCGACTCCTCCACCCAATCCCTCACCGCGGTCATCATCGATCCCGCCAGCGGCGCCATCACCTGCCAGATGGCGGTGAACTTCGGAAAGGATCTCCCCCATTTCCAGAGTCCCAGCGGCTTCATCCCCGACGGCCCGCACGGCGAGGTCCATGCGAACCCGCTGATGTGGGTGGAGGCGCTCGATCTCCTGTTCACCCGGCTCTCCTCGGCCACCGACCTTTCCCTCATCCGTGCCATCGGCGGTTCCGGCCAGCAGCATGGTTCCGTCTATCTGGACGCCACCTTCGACCAGCGGCTCGCGGACCTCGATCCCACAAAGGCCCTCTCTCCGCAGGTCGCCCCGGCCCTAAGCCGCGCCACCTCCCCCATCTGGATGGATACCTCCACCGGGACGGAATGCCGTGAAATCGCCAGGGCCGCCGGCGGCAACAAGAAACTCTGCCAGATCTCCGGCTCGAATGCGACCGAACGCTTCACCGGCCCGCAGATCCGCCGGTTCTCGAAAGCGGATCCTCTCGCATGGTCCCACACGGCGCGCATCCATCTGGTCAGCTCGTTCATCGCATCCATCCTCGCCGGAGAATCCATGCCCATCGACTTCGGCGACGGCGCGGGGATGAACCTCCTGAATCTGGCCGACCTGCGCTGGGACCCCCGGCTTCTCGAAATCACCGCCCCGGACCTCGCTCCGAAGCTGCTGCCTCCGCAGTCAGCCACCGACTTCCGCGGCACCATCAGCCGCTATTTCACGGAGAAATTCCGCCTGCCGGCGGACTGCCGCATCTGCCCCTTCACCGGGGACAATCCGGCCTCGCTGGTCGGCATGGGGGCAAGCACACCCGGCAACGTCGTCATCTCCCTCGGCACCAGCGACACCCTCTTCGCCGCCATGCCGGATCCCCTCACGGACCCCAACGGCTTCGGCCATGTCTTCGGAAACCCGGCGGGCGGCTTCATGTCCATCATCGTCTTCCGCAACGGTTCGCTCGCCCGCGAGGCGCTGCGGGACGCGCTCGGCCTCGACTGGTCCGCGTTCGACAAGGAAGCGTTGTCCACCACGAAGGCCTCCGCCGGGATGAACCTCATGCTGCCCTTCTTCGGCCCGGAGATCACCCCCCGGTTCGACTTCGAGGAGCCGTTCATGGACTTCCAGGAAGAGCCCACACCGGACCTGGAAGTCCGCGCCCTGCTGGAAGGCCAGTTCCTCAACATGCGGCTCCACTCCGAATGGATGGGAGTCAAACCCAACCGTCTCCTGCTCACCGGCGGGGCCTCGAAGAACGACGGCATCGCCCAGGTGGCGGCGGACGTTTTCCAGACACCGGTGGAGCGCATCGACGTCTCGAACTCCGCCGCTCTCGGTGCCGCCCTTATCGCCGCAACCGCCGCCGGACACGACCTTGCCACCCTCCAGGAAACCTTCTGCAGGGTGAGTGGCCCCAGCCTCCAGCCGGACCGCTCCCTGGAAGATCTCTACGAAGACACGCTCGATGACTTCTCCGACCTGCTCGATGAAATGACCGGCGTGAAGTGA